In Ochrobactrum vermis, the following proteins share a genomic window:
- a CDS encoding NAD(P)/FAD-dependent oxidoreductase yields the protein METVDIVVIGAGAAGMMCAIEAAKRGRSVLVLDHAKSAGEKIRISGGGRCNFTNFHASPKNYLSQNPHFCISALSRYTQRDFIALVERHRIAYHEKTLGQLFCDGSALQIIEMLLGEMKRYGARLKLGCSVSSVEKSAHGFSLQLSDGPVRCRSLVMACGGKSIPKMGATGFGYDIATQFGLRIVETRPALVPLTFEPNTLERLKPLAGVAVDAVVACGKTKFSEAMLFTHRGISGPSILQISSYWREGEEIRIAMLPDMDIFEALREQRKQNGKQALQTALAIYLPRKLAQTIAEDMGATGHLADMPDKMFRRVEVAINDWRIKPAGSEGYRTAEVTLGGVDTRDLDSKTMETKSVPGLFFIGEVVDVTGWLGGYNFQWAWSSGWVAGQAA from the coding sequence TTGGAAACAGTCGATATCGTGGTCATAGGCGCCGGTGCAGCGGGCATGATGTGCGCCATCGAGGCCGCCAAACGCGGGCGTTCTGTGCTGGTCCTGGACCATGCAAAATCAGCCGGTGAGAAGATCCGCATATCGGGTGGTGGTCGCTGCAACTTCACTAATTTTCATGCAAGCCCGAAGAACTATCTCTCGCAGAACCCGCATTTCTGCATTTCCGCTCTGAGCCGCTATACGCAACGCGATTTCATCGCGCTCGTTGAGCGCCACCGCATTGCCTATCACGAAAAGACACTCGGCCAGCTCTTCTGTGATGGTTCGGCATTGCAGATAATCGAAATGCTGCTGGGGGAAATGAAACGCTATGGTGCGCGGCTGAAGCTTGGCTGCAGCGTTAGTTCAGTCGAGAAATCCGCACACGGTTTTTCTCTCCAGTTGTCGGATGGTCCTGTGCGCTGTCGTTCACTGGTGATGGCGTGCGGAGGGAAGTCGATCCCCAAAATGGGGGCAACGGGCTTCGGTTATGATATCGCGACACAGTTCGGATTGCGGATTGTCGAAACACGACCGGCGCTCGTGCCGCTGACGTTTGAACCTAATACACTGGAACGGCTGAAGCCGTTGGCCGGTGTTGCCGTCGATGCTGTTGTCGCCTGCGGCAAAACGAAATTTTCTGAGGCAATGCTTTTTACGCATCGTGGCATCAGCGGACCTTCGATCCTGCAGATATCTTCCTACTGGCGGGAAGGTGAAGAAATCCGTATTGCGATGCTGCCGGATATGGATATTTTCGAGGCGCTGCGGGAGCAGCGCAAACAAAACGGCAAGCAGGCATTGCAAACAGCATTGGCTATTTATCTCCCGCGGAAGCTTGCGCAGACCATAGCCGAGGATATGGGCGCGACAGGCCATCTGGCGGATATGCCCGACAAGATGTTTCGTCGTGTCGAGGTTGCGATAAATGACTGGCGCATAAAGCCCGCCGGTTCGGAAGGTTATCGCACGGCCGAGGTTACACTCGGAGGCGTCGACACGCGCGATCTCGATTCCAAAACCATGGAAACCAAATCTGTTCCGGGCCTGTTTTTCATCGGCGAGGTGGTTGATGTAACCGGTTGGCTGGGCGGCTATAATTTCCAGTGGGCCTGGTCTTCCGGCTGGGTGGCCGGTCAGGCCGCCTGA
- a CDS encoding GNAT family N-acetyltransferase, giving the protein MIILETPRLVIRNWEDRDRDLFHVINSDEEVMRFFPFRRDRSQSDELFDVVQKMISETGLGFYALEEKESGQCIGFAGLARTDLEPHLPDGTVEIGWRLATPFWGKGYVTEAGKALLEYAFDTLGLTEIVSFAVHNNDRSTAVMQRIGMTRDRASDFDHPRVPDDAPHLKHHTVYRIQAA; this is encoded by the coding sequence ATGATCATTCTGGAAACGCCGCGCCTCGTCATCCGCAACTGGGAGGATCGTGACCGCGATCTGTTCCACGTCATCAATTCCGATGAAGAGGTGATGCGTTTCTTTCCCTTTCGCAGAGACCGCTCGCAGTCAGACGAATTGTTCGACGTCGTTCAGAAGATGATTTCTGAAACGGGCCTCGGTTTCTATGCGCTTGAAGAAAAAGAAAGCGGTCAGTGCATCGGCTTTGCAGGCCTCGCCCGAACCGACCTCGAGCCTCATTTACCGGACGGCACCGTAGAAATCGGCTGGCGACTGGCAACACCTTTCTGGGGCAAGGGCTATGTAACCGAAGCAGGCAAAGCGCTGCTGGAATATGCTTTCGATACGCTGGGCCTCACCGAGATCGTTTCCTTCGCTGTTCATAATAACGACCGGTCTACAGCCGTCATGCAGCGTATCGGCATGACCCGGGATAGAGCGAGCGATTTCGATCATCCGCGCGTACCGGATGACGCTCCACATCTGAAACACCACACGGTCTATCGCATTCAGGCGGCCTGA
- a CDS encoding ATP-binding protein yields the protein MSEIGDSSDARGQGEYVHRNRTEGYVIQCDGEGAIVSALSGPSSAASDDYWAVGQLISIQAGDNRVVGLIRNVLVPGDVWIRGGDNTLHVHIEFLGEVRVQPNGQTTFNGGISQFPHPGAIAHRIRATDLATIYAQADHSSVSIGTLTQDATVPAYISVDDLISRHFAIVGTTGVGKSSAVMLLLRRIVAEKTNLRVLILDPHNEFASAFPDLAVAVDQTNIELPFWMLRLDEFADVIFRGRTPDPMELDILRDLVQLAREKMHDIETAATKTLRRQLADRQSVSADTPVSYRLADLIALIDERMGLLDSKAERPYLRSLKARLESISSDPRFRFMFAVTGGSETMRQAIGRIFRIPQNGKPICTFQLAGLPSEVVNAVASVLCRLAFDIALSSEGNLQTLVICEEAHRYIPTDRDAGFWPTRQAIARIAKEGRKYGSYLGVISQRPGELDPTILSQCNSIFAMRLGNERDQEIIRGAIRGGAQSMAGFLSSIANREAIAFGEAFSTPMRLTFETIPPHQLPGRSKSESALSSWRSDDKISLDRIVEKLRAFESSSQPEPMDQLVDENNLWGSPVSTNHRDHAPADDTLPRSSASLKPQTSLSLDTKQSIEKMGELVRSFRKDRER from the coding sequence ATGAGCGAAATCGGGGACAGTTCTGACGCGCGAGGACAAGGCGAATATGTTCACCGCAACCGCACGGAAGGCTATGTCATCCAGTGCGATGGCGAAGGTGCCATCGTCTCGGCACTGTCAGGTCCTTCTTCGGCGGCATCCGATGATTATTGGGCCGTAGGCCAGCTCATATCCATTCAGGCAGGCGACAATCGCGTCGTCGGCCTCATCCGCAACGTGCTTGTTCCTGGGGATGTCTGGATACGTGGAGGTGACAACACCCTCCATGTCCATATCGAGTTTCTGGGCGAAGTTCGGGTACAGCCGAACGGACAGACCACATTCAATGGTGGCATTTCGCAGTTCCCCCATCCCGGCGCTATTGCTCACCGTATCCGGGCTACCGATCTCGCGACCATTTATGCACAGGCCGACCATAGCAGCGTTTCAATCGGGACGCTGACACAGGATGCAACGGTTCCTGCTTATATTTCGGTCGATGACCTTATCTCCCGACATTTCGCCATCGTCGGCACAACGGGTGTCGGCAAATCGAGCGCCGTCATGCTGCTCCTACGCCGCATCGTCGCCGAAAAAACCAATCTGCGTGTGCTCATTCTCGATCCACACAATGAGTTTGCAAGCGCATTTCCCGATTTGGCAGTAGCTGTCGATCAGACAAATATCGAGCTGCCATTCTGGATGCTGCGGCTTGATGAATTTGCAGATGTGATCTTTCGCGGTCGTACGCCGGACCCGATGGAGCTCGATATACTGCGCGATCTGGTCCAGCTTGCCCGCGAGAAAATGCACGACATCGAAACGGCGGCCACGAAGACATTGCGGCGGCAATTGGCCGATCGTCAGAGCGTCAGCGCGGACACGCCCGTCTCCTATCGCTTGGCTGACCTGATAGCCCTCATCGACGAGCGCATGGGGCTTCTCGACAGCAAAGCGGAGCGTCCCTATCTGCGCAGCCTCAAGGCTCGACTGGAATCGATCTCGTCCGATCCCCGCTTTCGCTTCATGTTCGCCGTCACTGGTGGCTCTGAAACAATGCGGCAAGCTATTGGCCGCATTTTCCGCATTCCGCAAAACGGAAAACCGATCTGCACATTCCAGCTTGCAGGATTGCCATCCGAGGTTGTCAACGCGGTTGCCTCGGTCTTGTGTCGCCTAGCATTCGATATAGCTCTTTCGAGCGAGGGCAATCTGCAGACACTCGTAATCTGCGAGGAAGCTCATCGCTATATTCCGACCGACCGCGATGCCGGTTTCTGGCCGACAAGACAAGCCATCGCGCGAATTGCCAAAGAAGGCCGAAAATACGGCTCCTATCTTGGGGTCATCAGCCAGCGTCCCGGCGAGCTTGACCCGACAATTCTGTCCCAGTGCAATTCGATTTTTGCAATGCGGCTCGGCAACGAACGTGATCAGGAAATTATCAGGGGCGCCATTCGCGGGGGTGCGCAAAGCATGGCAGGTTTCCTGTCATCAATCGCTAATCGCGAGGCCATAGCGTTTGGCGAAGCCTTCTCGACACCGATGCGCCTTACATTCGAAACCATCCCGCCTCATCAGCTTCCAGGGCGCAGCAAGAGCGAAAGCGCTCTTTCCAGCTGGCGCAGTGACGACAAAATATCGCTCGACCGTATCGTCGAAAAACTGCGTGCTTTTGAAAGCAGTTCCCAGCCAGAACCAATGGATCAGCTCGTAGATGAGAATAATCTGTGGGGCAGCCCGGTCTCTACCAACCACCGTGACCATGCGCCGGCGGATGATACTTTGCCTCGCTCGTCTGCTTCGCTGAAACCACAAACATCACTTAGCCTCGACACGAAACAAAGCATCGAGAAGATGGGCGAACTCGTACGTAGTTTTCGCAAGGACCGCGAGCGCTAG
- a CDS encoding GGDEF domain-containing protein: MRFHKSERAFFILIVLMFGIGLLLYQARVDIGQLQTLPLDVSASELVSKLDQWSYVTIWVLIATIACGLFLIYPQIRTDALDRGKLQVITQDLSERSQTLEHAALTDSLTGMQNRRYFDEALKEYLVQFDRIQRPVGLMIIDLDHFKAVNDTYGHDIGDIVLQEVARCLKDYTRYHDVVARLGGEEFAVLAPNMDAELMIKLANRVRKAISTLEIDLGDEKLGVTVSIGLAIWDRRETSKDLYRRADKMLYAAKNMGRNRVCA; the protein is encoded by the coding sequence ATGCGGTTTCATAAATCGGAGCGGGCATTTTTTATTCTGATTGTTCTGATGTTCGGTATTGGGCTGTTACTTTACCAAGCTCGTGTCGACATCGGACAATTGCAGACCTTGCCACTTGACGTGAGCGCTTCTGAACTGGTTTCGAAGCTTGATCAGTGGAGCTATGTCACGATCTGGGTGTTGATTGCGACCATCGCGTGCGGGCTGTTTTTGATCTACCCTCAGATACGAACCGATGCGCTGGACCGCGGCAAGCTGCAGGTCATCACGCAGGATCTTTCCGAACGATCGCAGACCCTCGAACATGCCGCACTGACTGACAGCCTGACCGGCATGCAGAACAGGCGCTATTTCGATGAGGCGCTGAAGGAGTATCTGGTCCAGTTTGACCGTATCCAGCGGCCTGTCGGGTTGATGATTATCGATCTCGATCACTTCAAGGCCGTCAACGATACCTATGGGCACGACATTGGCGACATCGTGCTGCAAGAGGTGGCGCGGTGTCTCAAGGACTACACGCGCTATCATGATGTTGTAGCCCGGCTTGGCGGTGAGGAGTTTGCAGTTCTTGCGCCGAACATGGACGCAGAATTAATGATTAAGCTCGCCAATCGTGTCCGCAAAGCCATATCGACGCTCGAAATCGACCTTGGTGATGAAAAGCTTGGCGTCACCGTCAGTATAGGTCTTGCGATATGGGACCGGCGGGAGACATCGAAAGACCTCTATCGTCGCGCCGATAAGATGCTCTATGCTGCGAAGAACATGGGGCGAAATCGCGTCTGTGCCTGA
- the miaA gene encoding tRNA (adenosine(37)-N6)-dimethylallyltransferase MiaA — MSEDAVTNAILIAGPTASGKSALAIRMAQETGGFIVNTDSMQVYDVLDLLTARPGKADLASAEHHLYGHVAPSISYSTGRWLDDVTDLLSQPATKNRTPIFVGGTGLYFRALLGGLSQMPGVPVDTRAYWRGRMEADGPELLHRILRERDPDMAATLKPFDRQRIVRALEVFEATGKSLLAWQRTKGRALVDDDSARKIVLLPDRTWLAERIARRFALMWDNGAIDEVKALLALDLDPALPAMKAIGVREITAFLQGSMSREEAIERSVIATRQYAKRQSTWFRNQLDDRWMVHANSDDAFAQLTTLK; from the coding sequence ATGAGTGAGGATGCGGTCACGAATGCAATCCTGATAGCTGGCCCAACGGCCAGCGGCAAGTCGGCACTTGCCATTCGTATGGCTCAAGAGACCGGCGGCTTCATTGTAAACACCGATTCCATGCAGGTTTATGATGTTCTTGATCTTCTGACTGCCCGGCCCGGCAAAGCCGATCTCGCTTCGGCAGAGCATCATCTCTACGGACATGTCGCGCCGTCGATATCCTATTCAACCGGACGATGGCTGGATGATGTCACCGACCTGTTGTCGCAACCTGCAACGAAGAACCGAACGCCAATTTTTGTTGGTGGCACTGGGCTCTATTTCAGGGCGCTGCTGGGCGGACTGTCACAAATGCCGGGGGTGCCGGTCGATACTCGCGCCTATTGGCGAGGCCGAATGGAGGCAGATGGTCCGGAGCTTCTTCACCGGATACTTCGTGAACGTGATCCGGATATGGCCGCAACCCTCAAACCCTTCGACCGTCAACGTATCGTTCGGGCGCTGGAAGTGTTTGAAGCCACTGGAAAGTCGCTACTTGCGTGGCAGCGGACGAAAGGGCGGGCGCTGGTGGATGACGATAGCGCACGCAAAATCGTGCTGTTGCCGGACCGGACATGGCTTGCCGAACGAATTGCAAGGCGATTTGCGCTGATGTGGGACAATGGCGCGATCGATGAGGTCAAGGCGTTGCTGGCGCTTGATCTCGATCCGGCCTTGCCTGCGATGAAAGCCATCGGCGTGCGTGAAATCACAGCTTTTCTGCAAGGTTCGATGTCACGGGAAGAAGCGATTGAACGTTCAGTCATCGCCACGCGACAATATGCAAAGCGTCAGTCGACCTGGTTTCGAAACCAGCTTGATGATCGCTGGATGGTACACGCAAATTCTGATGATGCATTCGCTCAATTAACGACACTGAAATAA
- the serB gene encoding phosphoserine phosphatase SerB codes for MSHQVSLVATLIANPAKASLVSTLGIKASAAVNATGLYWLADDIACDIALPSGIGSEEAETLLRRSIDGAPIDVVVQEQERRRKKILIADMDSTMIQQECIDELAEEAGLREHVAAITARAMNGEIEFEPALRERVALLKGLPLNVIDKVISTRITLMPGGPELVRTMRKHGAYTALVSGGFTSFTRRIAEMIGFNEERANKLIDDGLHLTGLVTEPILGREAKVEKLLEIAERLGLTSDDAIAVGDGANDLGMIQLAGTGVALHAKPAVAAQARMRVDHGDLTALLYIQGYRKTDFVQ; via the coding sequence ATGTCCCACCAGGTTTCTCTCGTCGCTACTTTGATCGCCAATCCGGCCAAGGCCTCGCTTGTATCAACGCTCGGGATTAAAGCCTCAGCGGCAGTGAATGCAACTGGACTTTATTGGCTGGCCGACGACATTGCCTGCGACATTGCGCTACCGTCGGGGATTGGCAGTGAAGAAGCCGAAACCCTGCTGCGTCGTTCAATCGACGGCGCTCCAATTGATGTGGTGGTGCAGGAACAGGAGCGTCGACGCAAGAAAATTCTGATTGCCGACATGGATTCCACGATGATCCAGCAGGAGTGCATCGACGAACTGGCAGAAGAAGCAGGTCTGCGCGAGCATGTGGCTGCAATCACCGCACGCGCCATGAACGGCGAGATCGAGTTCGAACCGGCTTTGCGTGAACGGGTGGCCCTGTTGAAAGGTCTGCCACTCAACGTAATTGACAAGGTCATTTCTACCCGCATCACATTAATGCCAGGCGGACCGGAGCTCGTTCGCACCATGCGTAAACATGGCGCTTACACCGCACTGGTATCCGGCGGCTTTACATCGTTTACTCGGCGCATCGCCGAGATGATCGGTTTCAACGAAGAGCGCGCAAACAAGTTGATCGATGATGGTCTGCATCTGACCGGTCTGGTCACGGAACCAATTCTTGGTCGGGAAGCCAAGGTCGAGAAGCTCTTGGAAATCGCCGAACGCCTTGGCCTTACGTCGGACGATGCAATTGCAGTAGGCGACGGGGCAAACGATCTCGGCATGATTCAACTCGCGGGAACCGGCGTTGCACTTCATGCAAAGCCAGCCGTGGCCGCACAGGCGCGAATGCGTGTTGACCATGGCGACTTGACCGCTCTCCTGTATATTCAGGGCTACCGAAAGACGGACTTCGTTCAATGA